A stretch of Carya illinoinensis cultivar Pawnee chromosome 14, C.illinoinensisPawnee_v1, whole genome shotgun sequence DNA encodes these proteins:
- the LOC122293618 gene encoding uncharacterized protein LOC122293618 has protein sequence MARFVANLAPASTVWGSSSLVTETIRSEVGRGLKRIEGAGIVTGKMRHAVFMDKEEMVEFLRGDGIRSGGYGGCSLQIWVQFVASTDADFQLIVVIVKMDKSWMSEGDRLLSPVYAEGVESHLFIKGIDPNYTQWIFHGEEETLPIIDDDDDPEVESGDGYIDDMDRMFDDIRAATCGDAPDDNTTSPTHSAIPQSSPTPTFDQLLEDARRPLFDGCTKFSKLSFVVKLLHIKTLGGWSIKSFDMLLSLLWSAFPNVELPQSYEEENANLNECPICKASRWMPNTHGSRVIPQKVLRHFPLKPRLQRLFVSSKIAGDMRWHKEQRVTDDTSMRHLADSESWKTFDQAHPRFARDARNVRLSLASDGFNPFNSLAKPYSIWPVILVPYNLPLWLCMKDMLFMTSLIIPSPKSPGNDIDVYLQPLIDELLELREHRVPTYDASTKEMFMLHPALLWTINDFPAYGNLSGWSTKGKMACPFCNAQTDSNWLKYGRKHCYMGHRRLLPRDHIWRTRKGLFNGKEDLRMPPTMVEGADLLTQLQMLGDIQFGKSCRKRKHTVEELNWTKKSIFFKLPYWSTLRLRHNLDVMHIEKNISENILGTLMNIPGKTKDNTNSRRDLEILGFRKELHLKREGERVTMPHAAYTLHGDERNKFCAWLAEVKYPDGFLGKFKRYVKNKAHPKGSIAEAWVHIECLTFCSIYLQDVETKFNRPDRNIDGVEEESIDGEHNDKCKVLNPNSIERTQQTEFPIWFKQRWIASYVACIINGKRFHTKSRELRRRSQNSGVLVTGDQDTDNVDFYGIINDVVELHYMGGRRVYLFSCDWFDVGAKKRGVRVDDHLTSLNMNRTWNKDEPYVLACQASQCFYIRDLREKGNWYVVQKYNNRNVYDIPPVQRVLESIDGELSDDDAYQENESPYDYPLLHCDACPVSTPLSRTDIEPSLIEPRDQMESGGNSRILGDFIDDAMAPSGSGDAYGDWEYSDDDDPSTKEESDSE, from the exons atggacaaaagttggatgagtGAAGGTGATAGACTTCTATCACCTGTTTACGCTGAAGGG GTGGAGTCTCACTTGTTCATAAAAGGGATAGATCCAAACTACACCcagtggatatttcatggggaggaggaaactCTCCCCATCATTGACGATGATGATGATCCCGAAGTTGAAAGTGGAGACGGctacattgatgacatggaccGTATGTTTGATGACATACGAGCAGCCACATGCGGAGATGCTCCTGATGACAACACTACATCACCAACTCACTCAGCAATACCACAGTCCTCCCCAACCCCAACTTTTGACCAACTATTAGAGGATGCCCGACGTCCTCTTTTTGATGGCTGCACAAAATTCTCAAAGCTCTCTTTCGTTGTGAAGTTGTTAcacattaaaacacttggtgggtGGTCAATCAAGTCTTTTGATATGCTCCTAAGCCTTTTGTGGTCAGCCTTTCCTAATGTTGAAttgccacaatcatatgaggag gaaaatgctaatcttAATGAGTGCCCTATCTGTAAGGCTTCACGATGGATGCCAAATACACACGGGTCACGAGTGATCCCTCAAAAAGTGCTTaggcattttcctttgaagccaagATTGCAGCGTCTCTTTGTGTCAAGCAAGATAGCAGGTGACATGAGATGGCATAAGGAGCAACGGGTCACCGATGACACTAGTATGAGACATCTTGCTGACTCAGAGTCCTGGAAGACATTTGATCAAGCTCACCCCAGATTTGCTAGGGATGCTCGCAATGTTAGGCTCAGTTTGGCAAGCGACGGATTTAATCCATTCAACAGTCTAGCTAAACcttatagcatttggccagtgatTCTTGTCCCGTATAACTTACCGCtgtggttatgcatgaaagacatGTTGTTCATGACATCCCTCATTATCCCTAGTCCAAAATCACCaggaaatgatattgatgtttaTTTGCAACCGTTAATTGATGAGTTACTTGAACTCCGGGAGCATCGGGTACCTACATATGATGCATCTACTAAGGAAATGTTCATGTTACATCCTGCCTTattgtggacaatcaatgactttcccGCCTATGGAAATCTATCTGGGTGGTCAACAAAAGGGAAGATGGCATGTCCGTTTTGTAATGCACAAACAGATTCCAATTGGTTGAAGTATGGTAGGAAACATTGTTACATGGGACATCGACGTCTCTTACCGAGAGATCACATTTGGCGAACGAGAAAAGGGTTGTTTAACGGTAAAGAAGATCTTCGCATGCCCCCAACAATGGTTGAAGGAGCGGATCTTTTAACTCAATTACAAATGCTTGGAGATATTCAATTTGGAAAATCTTGTAGGAAGAGGAAACACACTGTAGAGGAGTTGAACTGGACTAAGAAAAGCATCTTCTTCAAACTACCTTATTGGTCAACTTTGCGGCttagacataatctagatgttatgcatattgagaagaatatttccGAGAACATTTTGGGCACTCTTATGAACATTCCTGGCAAGACAAAAGATAACACTAATTCACGGCGTGATCTAGAGATCTTGGGCTTTAGAAAGGAATTACATTTGAAACGTGAAGGTGAGCGTGTTACAATGCCACATGCAGCATACACATTACATGGAGATGAAAGGAATAAATTCTGTGCGTGGCTTGCTGAGGTTAAATATCCAGATGG GTTTCTCGGAAaattcaagcggtatgttaagaataaagcccaTCCAAAAGGATCAATAGCGGAAGCCTGGGTTCACATCGAGTGTTTGACATTTTGCTCCATCTATCTCCAAGATGTGGAGACGAAGTTTAATCGACCAGATCGCAACATTGATGGTGTTGAAGAGGAGAGTATAGATgg GGAACACAATGACAAATGCAAGGTGTTAAACCCGAATTCTATAGAGCGCACGCAACAAACTGAGTTTCCCATTTGGTTCAAGCAACGT TGGATTGCATCATATGTTGCTTGTATTATAAATGGTAAACGGTTCCATACGAAGTCTCGTGAACTTCGCCGACGTTCACAAAATTCTGGGGTGTTGGTAACTGGTGACCAAGATACTGATAATGTAGACTTTTATGGTATTATCAATGATGTTGTGGAGTTACACTACATGGGGGGTCGTAGAGTGTACTTGTTcagttgtgattggtttgatgttggtgCCAAAAAACGGGGGGTACGAGTGGACGATCATTTAACTAGTCTCAATATGAATAGGACTTGGAATAAAGACGAACCATATGTGTTGGCTTGCCAGGCTTCCCAGTGTTTTTACATTAGGGATCTAAGGGAGAAAGGGAATTGGTATGTTGTGCAGAAGTACAATAATAGGAATGTGTATGATATTCCACCAGTGCAGAGGGTTTTAGAAAGCATTGATGGCGAATTGAGTGACGATGATGCCTATCAAGAGAATGAGTCCCCATATGACTATccacttttgcattgtgatgcatgtccagtgtcaactccacttAGTAGGACTGATATAGAACCTTCCCTTATTGAGCCACGAGACCAGATGGAGTCGGGTGGTAATAGCAGaattttgggagattttattgatgatgctATGGCTCCATCTGGttctggagatgcttatggtgaTTGGGAATATTCAGATGATGATGACCCATCCACCAAGGAAGAGTCTGACTCAGAATAA